One Cytobacillus luteolus genomic window carries:
- a CDS encoding S41 family peptidase: MSRKILAMYMALSMLIGAGGMYVATEVLDGTPLVAGNDTASENQAAQPEPSEDAQEQLKKIGQAYDLIKSRYVEEMDENELIEGAIQGMVSTLEDPYSVYMDKDTAEQFNQSLDSSFEGIGAEVSMIDGKVTIVAPFKDSPAEKAGLKPNDQILAVDGENVEGLDLYEAVLKIRGEKGTVVKLDVIRPGVTEIIKIDVTRDEIPIETVYSSVKESNGKKVGYIEITSFAEDTAKDFVVSLDELEKQKIDGLVIDVRGNPGGYLESVEEILKHLITEEKPYVQIEDRTGNKQRFFSTLKEKKGYPINVLIDRGSASASEILAGALKEAGGYHVVGESSFGKGTVQQAVPMGDGSNIKLTMFKWLTPDGNWIHKTGVEPTIDVKQPDYFYSNPIQLEKDLVPDMNNEQVKNAQLMLKGLGFETGRIDGYYSKETETAVKAFQQTNKVTPTGKIDKATAELIQTQLLEKVREEANDIQLQTAMKVLFQ, from the coding sequence TTGAGTCGTAAAATTCTTGCAATGTACATGGCACTATCAATGCTAATTGGTGCAGGGGGAATGTATGTAGCTACAGAGGTACTAGATGGTACACCATTAGTAGCGGGTAATGATACAGCCTCGGAAAATCAAGCTGCACAGCCTGAACCGAGCGAAGATGCTCAAGAACAGTTAAAGAAGATTGGGCAAGCATATGACTTAATCAAGTCAAGATATGTTGAAGAAATGGATGAAAATGAGTTAATTGAAGGTGCTATTCAAGGGATGGTCAGCACATTAGAAGATCCTTATTCTGTTTATATGGATAAAGATACTGCCGAACAATTTAACCAGTCACTTGATTCCTCTTTTGAGGGAATTGGTGCAGAAGTGAGTATGATCGATGGGAAGGTAACCATTGTTGCTCCATTTAAAGATTCTCCAGCTGAAAAAGCTGGTTTGAAGCCAAATGATCAAATTCTTGCAGTAGACGGTGAAAATGTTGAGGGCTTAGATTTATATGAAGCTGTTTTGAAAATTCGTGGTGAAAAAGGAACGGTTGTTAAGCTAGATGTCATCCGTCCTGGAGTTACTGAAATTATAAAAATTGATGTGACACGAGATGAGATACCAATTGAAACCGTCTATAGCTCTGTAAAAGAGAGCAATGGTAAAAAAGTGGGTTACATTGAAATTACATCGTTTGCAGAAGACACTGCAAAGGATTTTGTTGTAAGCCTAGATGAGCTGGAAAAGCAAAAAATTGATGGGCTAGTAATAGATGTTCGTGGAAATCCTGGTGGGTACCTCGAAAGTGTTGAGGAAATCCTTAAGCATCTAATTACAGAGGAAAAACCTTATGTACAAATTGAAGATCGTACAGGTAATAAACAACGCTTTTTCTCTACACTAAAAGAGAAGAAGGGCTATCCAATTAATGTACTAATTGACCGTGGTAGTGCTTCGGCATCTGAGATTTTAGCAGGTGCACTGAAAGAAGCGGGTGGTTATCATGTTGTTGGTGAATCTTCATTTGGTAAAGGCACTGTTCAGCAAGCTGTCCCAATGGGTGATGGAAGTAATATTAAACTAACGATGTTTAAATGGCTTACACCTGATGGCAATTGGATTCATAAAACTGGAGTAGAGCCTACAATTGATGTAAAACAACCTGACTACTTCTACAGTAATCCAATACAACTTGAAAAGGATTTAGTACCTGATATGAATAATGAGCAAGTGAAAAATGCTCAGCTTATGCTAAAAGGACTTGGATTTGAAACAGGACGTATTGATGGCTATTACAGTAAAGAGACTGAAACTGCCGTTAAAGCATTCCAACAAACAAATAAGGTAACGCCTACAGGTAAAATAGATAAAGCGACAGCTGAATTAATTCAAACACAATTACTTGAAAAAGTACGTGAAGAAGCAAATGATATCCAGCTGCAAACAGCGATGAAAGTGTTGTTTCAATAG
- a CDS encoding GNAT family N-acetyltransferase produces MVAFKELTAKQDFIEAFKVMHELRTHLDEEGYLELLEPMLSEGYRMLVAIEDGEIVAVTGIIQLTNFYNGKHIYVYDLVTAEAYRSKGYGEKLLSYIHTLAEQEGCSSVALSSGLQRKDAHRFYEEKMGYAKTSYAFVKTL; encoded by the coding sequence ATGGTAGCATTTAAAGAGCTTACGGCAAAACAAGACTTTATTGAAGCTTTTAAGGTTATGCATGAATTACGCACTCATCTAGATGAAGAAGGTTACTTAGAATTACTTGAACCTATGCTTAGCGAAGGGTATCGTATGTTGGTTGCCATAGAGGACGGCGAGATTGTAGCTGTAACAGGCATTATCCAGCTAACAAACTTCTATAATGGCAAACATATTTATGTCTATGATTTAGTTACAGCTGAGGCGTACCGTTCAAAGGGCTATGGTGAAAAGTTACTCTCTTACATTCATACTCTAGCAGAGCAGGAAGGCTGTTCGTCCGTTGCCCTCTCTTCAGGACTTCAACGTAAAGATGCACACCGTTTTTATGAAGAGAAAATGGGATATGCCAAAACAAGCTATGCGTTTGTAAAAACACTATAA